From the Hyphomicrobiaceae bacterium genome, the window GGCGTGCCGCTTCTGCTCTTGCCACTAATCGTGGTGATCGAGCTGATCTCCTACTTCATCCGCCCCATCAGCCACTCGGTGCGTCTGTTCGCCAATATGATGGCGGGCCACACCATGCTGAAGGTGTTTGCCGGCTTCGCCGTGATGCTGCCCTGGTGGGGCAAGATCGCACCGGCGGGCTTCATGGTTGCTTTCACGGGCCTGGAACTGGTTGTTGCAATCCTTCAGGCCTTCATCTTCACGGTTCTCACCTGCATCTACCTCAACGACGCGGTGAACATGCATCACTGATGGGAGCGGGCAGATAGCCCGCGCCGTCATGGCAATCACTCTAATCCAACCTATTGCAATCCAAGGGAGACACTACAATGGAAGCTCAAGCAGCTAAGTTCATCGGCGCGGGCCTCGCCTGCTTCGCTCTGATCGGCGCCGGTATCGGCATCGGCAACATCTTCGGCAACTATCTCTCGGGCGCGCTTCGCAACCCGTCGGCTGCTCCCGGCCAGTTCACGAACCTGCTCATCGGCTTCGCGCTTGCTGAAGCTACCGGCCTGTTCGGCCTGCTCGTCGCTCTGCTGATCCTCTTCGGTTGATCCGAACGACAGCGTAACGACAGCAATTGGAGGGGACTATGCTTGCCGGCATGACAGTGCTCGCAGCGGCAGCAGCCGAGGCGGCTACCGAAGCAGCCACCGAGGCGGCCCATTCGGGTGGCGGCGGCCTGCCGCAGCTCGACGCACACACGTTCGCACCCCAGATCTTCTGGCTCGTGCTGACGTTCGCCGTGTTGTACTTCATCCTCTCCAAGGTTGCGCTTCCGCGTATCGGAGAAGTTCTGGAGGAGCGCGCCGATCGCATCACGCGCGATCTGGAGGCTGCGCAGCGCTTGAAGGATGATACCGATAAAGCGCTCGCAGACTACGAAAAGGCGCTGGCCGATGCTCGCGCCAAAGCCTCGACGATCGCTAAGGACACGCGCGATCAGCTTGCGGCGGAGACCGAAACAAAAAAGGCGAGCGTCGAGAAGACGCTCGCTGGAAAGCTTCAAGACGCCGAGCAGCGCATTGCAGCGACTAAGACCAAGGCGCTTTCGGCAGTCAACGACATCGCGGCCGACGCGGCTGGTGCCGTTGTCTCCAAGCTGATCGGCCAGAACGTCAGTGCTGACGACATCAAGAAGGCGCTGAGCCCTTCGGCAGGCGAGTGAGGAACTGATGTTAGATCCGCTTAATCCATATTTCTGGGTCCTCGTTTCCTTCGTCGGTTTCGTCGCCCTGCTGGTCTACTACAAGGTGCCTGAGATCATCGGTACGGCTCTCGACTCGCGCGCAACAGCCATTCAGACCGAGTTGGACGAGGCGCGCAGGCTGCGTGAGGAGGCCCAAGCTCTCCTCAACGATTATAAGACCAAGGCGCGGGAGGCCGAGAACGAGGCCAAGAGCATCATCGAGCAGGCCAAGCGCGAGGCTGAGGCTTTGGCTTCGGAGAGCAACAAGGCGCTCACAGAGAGCCTTGAGCGCCGCTCGAAGATGGCAGAAGAGAAGATCGCCCGGGCTGAAGCTCAGGCCCTCAGTGAAGTTCGCTCCGCCGCGGTAGATGCTGCGCTTTCTGCCGCCGAGAAGATCATCGCAGGCAAGGTCACCGGTGCTACCAGCAGCGGTTTGATCGACGATGCGATCAAGGATCTTAAGGGCAAGCTCAACTAAGCCTTTCCTGATCCTGAACACCCATCCAGCCGGGCCTCAAGCCCGGCTTTTCTTATGAGCGCATCACTGGAGCTTTGCCGGCTGTTTTGCGCCGCTCAGCCCGCCGGCATCTTCATGGACTTTGCGGTTGTCTCAGTGAGCACGCTGCTGCCAGAGGTCACGCCATTCTGCTTCAGAATATAGGCCGTGATGGCAAGCATCTCATCCTTGGGCATCGCCCCAGGGCTATTTGCAGGCATATTGGCGTGTTCAAA encodes:
- a CDS encoding F0F1 ATP synthase subunit C → MEAQAAKFIGAGLACFALIGAGIGIGNIFGNYLSGALRNPSAAPGQFTNLLIGFALAEATGLFGLLVALLILFG
- a CDS encoding F0F1 ATP synthase subunit B gives rise to the protein MLAGMTVLAAAAAEAATEAATEAAHSGGGGLPQLDAHTFAPQIFWLVLTFAVLYFILSKVALPRIGEVLEERADRITRDLEAAQRLKDDTDKALADYEKALADARAKASTIAKDTRDQLAAETETKKASVEKTLAGKLQDAEQRIAATKTKALSAVNDIAADAAGAVVSKLIGQNVSADDIKKALSPSAGE
- the atpF gene encoding F0F1 ATP synthase subunit B, with the translated sequence MLDPLNPYFWVLVSFVGFVALLVYYKVPEIIGTALDSRATAIQTELDEARRLREEAQALLNDYKTKAREAENEAKSIIEQAKREAEALASESNKALTESLERRSKMAEEKIARAEAQALSEVRSAAVDAALSAAEKIIAGKVTGATSSGLIDDAIKDLKGKLN